From a region of the Salinispira pacifica genome:
- a CDS encoding P-II family nitrogen regulator has translation MKLVTAFIQPHKLHDVKDELYKAEIFKMSVSNVLGAGQQKGYTESYRGIAYEVNLLKKVRIEIAVNDEYVKTTVDAIIKGARTGEIGDGKILVSPLEDVIRIRSGEKGEVAIG, from the coding sequence ATGAAATTGGTTACAGCATTTATTCAGCCCCATAAGCTGCACGATGTTAAAGATGAACTGTACAAGGCAGAGATCTTTAAAATGAGCGTATCCAACGTGTTGGGTGCGGGGCAGCAGAAAGGGTATACCGAGTCCTACCGGGGGATTGCCTACGAAGTAAATCTCCTGAAGAAAGTCCGCATCGAAATTGCAGTGAATGACGAATATGTCAAAACCACTGTGGATGCAATCATCAAAGGAGCCCGAACCGGCGAGATCGGCGACGGCAAGATTCTGGTATCACCTCTTGAAGATGTGATCAGAATCCGGAGCGGTGAAAAAGGGGAAGTCGCCATAGGCTGA
- a CDS encoding sigma-54 interaction domain-containing protein, translating to MSSIIGYMAYLYSWLGNSDIRLIEDPEHPGPLCQALLAAKPRRAYILSNAGRQVTGGYVKHLTRRLNAHGVQSSVSELEVDLEDPTDYREIYLIVHRILQENPPGKYGRVYHLSPGTPAMAALWIVFSQSSFPARLIQSSREQGIRDVNLPFELEARNLPGISSLLSRLMAEEERGDSAFSHIIHSHDSMKRLISRARKASAFDIPVLVMGESGTGKELISRALHNSGPRKDAPFVSINCGAIPRELMESELFGHVRGAFTGAEGEHLGAFRQAQGGSLFLDEIGELPPDLQVKLLRVLQDGEVKPLGAAKPVATDVRVIAATNRYLPGEIHGGRFRADLFYRLAVAILQIPPLRERREDIRIITEHLLNEINDEFRRVDPQWELRTLHADALEFIDTYSWPGNIRQLSNTLKQAALWSETHIISREEIMDLLSFTAGSGEQRESREYSRKADLRDELDEIAKTRIMESLERNRWQIGNTARDLGFSNHQTLSNWMKRLKISYNENA from the coding sequence TTGTCAAGTATTATTGGCTACATGGCGTATCTCTATTCATGGCTGGGGAACAGCGACATCCGTCTGATTGAAGATCCTGAGCATCCCGGTCCTCTGTGCCAGGCGCTGCTGGCAGCCAAACCCCGCAGAGCATACATTCTCAGCAATGCCGGAAGGCAGGTCACGGGAGGGTATGTGAAACACCTTACCCGGAGGCTCAACGCCCACGGAGTCCAGAGTTCTGTCTCAGAGCTGGAGGTGGATCTTGAGGATCCCACCGATTATCGGGAAATCTATCTCATCGTGCACAGAATTCTCCAGGAGAATCCTCCGGGAAAGTACGGACGGGTGTATCACCTCTCGCCGGGAACTCCCGCCATGGCTGCCCTGTGGATTGTATTTTCCCAAAGCAGCTTTCCGGCCCGGCTTATTCAAAGTTCCCGTGAACAGGGCATTCGGGATGTAAACCTCCCGTTCGAGCTGGAAGCCAGGAATCTCCCGGGGATTTCTTCCCTGCTTTCCCGTCTGATGGCGGAGGAGGAGCGGGGAGATTCGGCATTCAGTCATATTATTCACAGCCATGATTCCATGAAACGGCTCATTTCCCGTGCCAGAAAAGCCTCCGCATTCGATATTCCTGTATTGGTGATGGGGGAGTCGGGTACCGGCAAAGAACTGATTTCCAGGGCCCTGCATAACAGCGGGCCAAGAAAGGACGCTCCCTTCGTGAGTATCAACTGTGGTGCAATTCCCCGGGAGCTCATGGAATCGGAGCTCTTCGGTCATGTCCGGGGAGCATTCACCGGTGCCGAGGGGGAACATCTGGGGGCATTCCGTCAGGCTCAGGGCGGAAGTCTGTTTCTCGATGAGATAGGCGAGCTTCCTCCCGATCTCCAGGTGAAGCTGCTGCGTGTTTTGCAGGACGGGGAGGTGAAGCCCCTGGGAGCAGCCAAGCCGGTGGCTACCGATGTGCGGGTTATCGCCGCAACGAACCGGTATCTTCCCGGGGAAATTCATGGAGGACGGTTCAGGGCTGATCTATTTTACCGTCTGGCTGTGGCAATTCTCCAGATACCGCCGTTACGGGAGCGACGGGAGGATATCCGGATTATCACTGAACATCTTCTGAACGAAATCAATGACGAATTCCGGAGAGTTGATCCCCAATGGGAATTGCGCACTCTTCATGCAGATGCTCTTGAGTTTATTGATACATATTCCTGGCCCGGCAATATCCGACAGCTGTCCAATACACTGAAGCAGGCCGCATTGTGGAGTGAGACACACATTATATCCAGAGAAGAAATTATGGATCTTCTCAGCTTCACTGCCGGTTCAGGGGAACAGAGGGAATCCCGGGAGTATTCCCGGAAGGCAGACCTTCGGGATGAACTCGATGAAATTGCAAAGACGCGGATCATGGAGAGTCTGGAACGCAATCGCTGGCAGATTGGAAACACCGCCAGGGATCTGGGATTCAGCAATCATCAGACACTGAGCAACTGGATGAAGCGTCTGAAAATATCCTATAATGAGAACGCATGA
- a CDS encoding DUF6938 domain-containing protein translates to MLKPMSPEHVKYSGHFVDHELVVHAQEDCDRRIRRHQKDETRRFLLTIGGAGAQMKKFQFIIRQLSLKLRKQRMALFVNLGDHGKLLDPLLSFLEDLGLDTRVYRSWEDSFAFAREAYDSPVHGVHVFLHDEVLPAVYITNLLMRSSDLLITKPSELSFYPVPKLFIQRVGRHEAWGAIRGAEIGDSTMETVGENNLIQTLNLLSESRDLIPMMCENILNNLESGIYHGAYKVIDFAVQGSGSSLESTNS, encoded by the coding sequence GTGCTCAAGCCCATGTCTCCGGAACATGTGAAGTACAGCGGCCATTTTGTGGATCATGAACTGGTGGTGCATGCACAGGAAGACTGTGACCGCCGTATCAGGCGGCATCAAAAGGATGAGACCAGACGTTTCCTGCTCACAATAGGAGGGGCGGGGGCTCAGATGAAAAAATTCCAGTTTATTATCCGGCAGCTGAGTTTAAAGCTTCGCAAGCAGAGGATGGCCCTCTTTGTGAACCTTGGGGATCATGGCAAACTGCTGGATCCTCTGCTGAGCTTCCTGGAGGATCTGGGGCTGGATACCCGGGTGTACCGCAGCTGGGAGGACAGTTTTGCATTTGCCCGGGAAGCATATGATTCCCCTGTGCATGGGGTGCACGTGTTTCTCCATGATGAGGTGCTTCCGGCGGTGTATATCACCAATCTGCTCATGAGGTCATCGGACCTTCTGATCACCAAACCTTCGGAGCTTTCGTTTTATCCGGTGCCCAAGCTCTTTATCCAGCGGGTGGGCCGGCATGAAGCCTGGGGAGCCATCAGGGGTGCGGAAATCGGGGACAGTACCATGGAGACGGTGGGTGAGAATAATCTCATACAAACCCTGAACCTCCTGAGCGAGAGCCGGGATCTGATCCCCATGATGTGTGAAAATATTCTCAATAACCTTGAATCCGGCATATACCACGGCGCATACAAGGTTATTGATTTTGCGGTTCAGGGCAGCGGTTCCTCTCTGGAGAGTACAAACAGCTGA
- a CDS encoding aldo/keto reductase yields MKQLNQADISALRRDNRLSEAIGGQNLIYGCMNLASSWDDTPLTDEQAARGFSTIEKALELGFTTFDHADIYCRGKSEELFGRFLAQQADRFRESIIIQSKAGIRFPDDGGEGTPGRYDFSPEHIRSSVEGILERLNCGYLDLFLLHRPDPLADIPALGRELRKLQNEGLIHYVGVSNHSASQIQALKKLGEIEITVNQMEISLGHRNLIEAGVLINQNHGDRALRSQGTLEYCMSEDIQLQAWSPLFRGRYSGGAADLSESEQRLRDYVSALAAEKDSSPEAIVLSWLMRHPAGIVPVIGSTHSGRMAACAGADGSLLSREEWYQLFVLSREEPLP; encoded by the coding sequence ATGAAACAATTGAATCAGGCGGATATATCCGCCCTGCGCCGGGATAACCGGCTTTCTGAGGCCATTGGCGGCCAAAACTTGATCTATGGCTGTATGAACCTGGCATCATCCTGGGATGATACACCCCTCACCGATGAGCAGGCTGCACGGGGCTTTTCCACAATTGAAAAGGCATTGGAACTGGGGTTTACCACATTCGATCATGCCGATATTTACTGCCGGGGAAAATCGGAAGAGCTTTTCGGCAGGTTCCTTGCACAACAGGCAGACAGATTCCGTGAGTCAATCATCATTCAGAGCAAGGCTGGGATCCGTTTTCCCGATGACGGCGGAGAAGGAACCCCCGGCCGCTATGATTTCTCTCCTGAACACATCAGATCCTCGGTTGAGGGTATCCTTGAAAGGTTGAACTGCGGTTACCTGGATCTGTTTCTGCTTCACCGCCCTGATCCTCTGGCCGACATACCGGCTCTGGGGAGAGAACTTCGCAAACTTCAGAACGAAGGTCTCATACACTATGTGGGAGTGAGCAACCACTCCGCATCCCAAATCCAGGCTCTGAAAAAACTGGGAGAAATTGAAATTACGGTGAATCAGATGGAGATCAGCCTCGGGCACCGGAACCTGATCGAGGCAGGAGTGCTGATTAACCAGAATCATGGAGACCGGGCTCTGCGAAGTCAGGGAACCCTGGAATACTGCATGAGCGAAGACATCCAGCTCCAGGCATGGTCGCCCCTGTTCCGGGGAAGATACAGCGGCGGTGCCGCAGATCTTTCAGAATCCGAACAACGGCTGCGGGATTACGTGTCTGCTCTGGCTGCAGAAAAAGACAGCTCTCCGGAGGCAATAGTGCTGTCCTGGCTCATGCGTCATCCGGCGGGAATTGTTCCGGTGATCGGTTCAACCCACTCAGGCCGCATGGCAGCCTGTGCAGGAGCTGACGGAAGTCTGCTGAGCCGGGAAGAGTGGTATCAGCTGTTTGTACTCTCCAGAGAGGAACCGCTGCCCTGA
- a CDS encoding ATP-binding protein yields MWSKISFHTLFPASFLILILITVSLTLGVYSFSSQRTFVNHADEIMQQSSDFIYQQTKDHLVTASDAVQLLRQLAENRVLNSLNFQELNESFYSLMNINSQISAIFYATPDGQFIMSSRYNDQNPRGLFTKIIRNTGSARYIHYDSDLQVEQDRSGVADTYDPRTRPWYRMSVESSREIWTDPYLFFTSQSPGITTARAVYSDEGTLQGVIGVDLTLQNLSDFVGETARRSDSSLFIIDENRRFLAISGDITENVEPPGSRLSTIQDYKDTPVATALERYSVSQNANGSSEDGPPDAASGIQRLRFNHGNANYYGVFRNMSADGWSWTIGMFMSEDKILGTLIQNRRSIIILGGVIGVVFSILGYLLSRGITAPLREIQEALRIIASGSYPTKIRSNFISREFSDITVQIKDMSDSLRVYHNSMEEMVDQKTRELQQALEARTAVLAAVSHEMRTPLNALMGYSDILKQSITSPSARSKLNIMSGEAGKLLHLINQILDQEKMETRGLELNEEPVSLKEMSRELVESFQVNDHSLKPRIFLKMDSSVPAYVYSDRFRLYQVLSNLLSNAVKYCQKGEIHVSILHSGNDLYRFSVRDRGIGIPAQKQEEIFQAYNRGDQAVARRFTGTGLGLSIARQIVERMGGTLEVTSKEGEGSEFFFSIPLKEVQTAAKPDEEKAVSRENQYAVNFLEGKRVLLGEDYPVSRELISYYLNDSGCALDSLSSGSEILTTAANTPYDIILLDLHLPEVDGLELAERLGQRQSLKQSCFIAISADVELVEHLNEGNGPFHAALLKPFTREELISIIKQSCLETGRTSTPPTTSNGNRQSSPLEMRKVVDTLDGDSHQAFVLLEGFLAESEQSLQKLQDLLEEKNWKESHRLIHSLRSGAQLLFAGSLAQQAGELEDVLKTRMNLPENGSADSSDGYELISMLHTLFQSFEEVQTYCEQHILHEDL; encoded by the coding sequence ATGTGGTCTAAGATATCCTTTCACACGCTGTTTCCAGCAAGCTTCCTGATCCTCATCCTTATAACCGTCTCCCTGACACTGGGAGTCTACAGCTTTTCATCCCAAAGAACCTTTGTGAATCATGCCGATGAGATCATGCAGCAGTCATCGGATTTTATTTACCAGCAAACGAAGGATCATCTGGTCACCGCAAGTGATGCCGTGCAGCTTCTGCGTCAGCTGGCAGAAAACCGTGTACTGAACAGCCTGAATTTTCAGGAGCTGAACGAGAGCTTTTACAGCCTCATGAACATCAACTCCCAGATTTCCGCAATTTTCTATGCCACACCCGATGGACAGTTTATTATGTCCAGCAGGTACAATGACCAGAACCCCCGGGGGCTTTTCACCAAAATTATCCGCAATACCGGAAGCGCCAGATACATCCACTATGACTCAGATCTTCAGGTTGAGCAGGACAGATCAGGAGTTGCCGACACCTACGATCCCAGAACTCGCCCGTGGTACCGGATGAGCGTAGAATCGTCCCGTGAGATTTGGACCGATCCCTATCTGTTTTTCACCAGTCAGTCTCCGGGAATCACAACAGCCCGGGCGGTGTATAGCGATGAAGGAACACTTCAGGGGGTTATCGGCGTTGATCTTACCCTTCAGAATCTCAGTGACTTTGTAGGGGAAACCGCACGAAGGTCCGACAGCTCACTGTTTATTATCGATGAGAACCGCCGTTTCCTGGCCATATCCGGAGATATCACCGAAAATGTGGAGCCCCCGGGTAGCAGACTCAGCACCATTCAGGACTACAAGGACACCCCGGTGGCAACCGCACTGGAACGGTACAGCGTTTCCCAAAACGCCAACGGATCCTCTGAAGACGGACCGCCGGATGCGGCCAGCGGGATACAGCGCCTGCGCTTCAACCATGGTAATGCCAATTATTACGGCGTGTTCAGAAATATGTCCGCCGACGGCTGGTCATGGACCATCGGCATGTTCATGAGCGAGGATAAAATTCTGGGCACGCTCATTCAGAACCGTCGCAGTATTATTATTCTCGGAGGGGTGATCGGCGTGGTTTTCAGCATTTTGGGATATCTGCTTTCCAGGGGAATTACCGCCCCGTTGAGAGAGATTCAGGAGGCGCTGAGGATTATCGCCTCAGGTTCCTATCCCACGAAGATCCGCAGCAATTTTATCAGCAGGGAATTCAGTGATATTACCGTACAAATCAAGGATATGAGCGACAGTCTCCGGGTATATCATAATTCAATGGAGGAAATGGTTGATCAGAAAACCAGGGAGCTCCAGCAGGCTCTGGAAGCAAGAACTGCGGTTCTTGCTGCGGTGAGTCACGAAATGCGCACTCCTTTGAATGCTCTTATGGGCTACAGCGATATTCTGAAGCAGAGCATAACCTCCCCTTCGGCCCGGTCCAAACTGAATATTATGTCCGGAGAGGCGGGCAAACTGCTGCATCTCATCAACCAGATTCTGGATCAGGAGAAGATGGAGACCCGGGGGCTGGAACTGAATGAGGAACCGGTATCCCTCAAGGAGATGAGCAGGGAACTGGTTGAAAGTTTTCAGGTGAACGACCACTCGTTGAAACCGAGAATATTTTTGAAGATGGATTCGTCGGTTCCCGCCTACGTGTACAGTGACAGATTCAGACTGTATCAGGTGCTGTCAAACCTTCTCAGCAATGCGGTAAAGTACTGTCAGAAGGGAGAGATCCACGTCTCCATACTCCACAGCGGCAATGACCTATACCGCTTTTCGGTTCGGGACCGGGGAATTGGAATCCCTGCGCAAAAGCAGGAAGAAATTTTCCAAGCCTATAACCGGGGTGACCAGGCGGTTGCCCGCCGTTTTACAGGAACAGGACTCGGCTTGAGCATAGCCCGGCAAATCGTTGAACGGATGGGGGGAACCCTGGAGGTGACAAGTAAAGAGGGGGAAGGAAGCGAGTTTTTCTTCTCCATTCCACTGAAGGAGGTTCAGACAGCGGCGAAACCCGACGAGGAAAAGGCTGTTTCTCGGGAAAATCAATATGCTGTGAATTTTCTGGAAGGGAAACGGGTTCTTCTGGGCGAGGATTATCCGGTAAGCCGGGAACTTATCAGTTATTACTTGAACGACAGCGGCTGCGCTCTGGACAGCCTGAGCAGCGGAAGTGAGATTCTCACCACCGCCGCCAATACACCCTATGATATTATTCTCCTGGATCTTCACCTTCCGGAGGTTGACGGTCTGGAACTGGCAGAACGACTGGGTCAGCGACAGTCCCTGAAACAATCCTGTTTTATTGCAATTTCCGCAGATGTGGAACTGGTGGAACATCTGAATGAAGGCAACGGCCCCTTCCACGCCGCCCTTCTCAAACCATTCACCCGGGAAGAACTGATTTCAATTATCAAACAAAGCTGCCTTGAAACGGGAAGAACCTCTACCCCCCCGACGACTTCCAACGGAAACAGACAGAGCAGTCCTCTTGAGATGAGGAAGGTGGTGGATACCCTGGACGGAGACAGTCATCAGGCATTTGTACTCCTGGAAGGATTTCTTGCGGAAAGCGAACAAAGCCTTCAAAAGCTTCAGGATCTTCTGGAGGAGAAAAACTGGAAGGAAAGTCACCGTCTCATCCATTCCCTCCGCAGCGGCGCTCAGCTCCTTTTCGCAGGCAGCCTGGCCCAGCAGGCGGGTGAATTGGAAGATGTTCTTAAAACCCGGATGAATCTCCCGGAAAACGGGTCGGCCGATTCATCCGACGGATATGAACTGATCTCCATGCTTCACACGCTTTTCCAGAGTTTCGAGGAAGTACAGACCTACTGCGAACAGCATATACTTCATGAGGATCTGTAA